A single genomic interval of Methanooceanicella nereidis harbors:
- a CDS encoding LysE family transporter: MSEIYSLIAGLIIGLSLAVPPGPMNAVIAAESVKRSYVNGIKLGLGAMTADGIFLVITLIGVAILFTGDAVRMIVSAAGGLILGYMAIMTLKSYKEPLKEKENGVMRYPYIVGLTMGLTNPTQVLWWITAGAALISYFNEFGVIGFFIGILVWVTALSLLMHYASKKINGIYPYVILASGICILFFGILLLYNAAGIALTIF, encoded by the coding sequence ATGTCGGAAATCTACAGCCTTATTGCAGGATTAATTATAGGGCTTTCCCTGGCGGTGCCGCCGGGACCGATGAATGCCGTCATAGCAGCGGAGTCAGTTAAAAGGTCATACGTTAACGGCATAAAATTGGGCCTGGGCGCGATGACCGCTGACGGGATATTCCTTGTTATAACGCTAATAGGCGTAGCTATTTTATTCACCGGTGACGCTGTCAGGATGATAGTGTCAGCTGCAGGCGGCCTTATTCTGGGTTATATGGCCATCATGACGCTTAAAAGCTATAAAGAGCCCTTAAAAGAAAAAGAAAATGGAGTCATGAGGTATCCGTATATTGTAGGGCTTACGATGGGCCTCACAAACCCCACGCAAGTATTGTGGTGGATCACAGCAGGGGCAGCTCTTATATCATATTTTAATGAGTTCGGCGTGATAGGGTTTTTCATTGGCATTCTCGTCTGGGTGACGGCACTTTCGCTGTTGATGCATTACGCCAGTAAGAAGATCAACGGCATTTACCCGTATGTGATACTGGCGAGCGGCATATGCATACTATTCTTCGGGATACTGCTGTTATATAACGCCGCAGGCATAGCGCTTACTATTTTCTGA
- a CDS encoding winged helix-turn-helix transcriptional regulator has product MSGTLDYVMDHILRDRSKDSVFVTEEDIKNNPAFQNASEMNMSQIDELLASEYGSQSSSGYIVMPAQLYDDLVDYPNLSDEERSRIDTGGADGTISYVELPLWIKIVFVIDSLKYYIAMFGIPVGFYAIKNLLDNRNRDIIYKFILENPGSTMADISDKTKINLGTVRYHLQKLESERKIAVSKIGKFTRFYKNSSTYTESEKIILSCIRNEKDVRIIKAIIDYPGMSNKELSDKLGLNKSIVFMHMRKLLNNDIIRMEQEGRNKKYYVNPEIKGFLQENMRAEKAIG; this is encoded by the coding sequence ATGTCGGGCACTCTGGATTATGTAATGGATCATATTTTACGGGACAGGTCGAAGGATTCCGTTTTCGTGACTGAAGAGGACATTAAAAATAATCCTGCGTTCCAGAATGCCAGCGAAATGAACATGTCTCAGATAGATGAGCTTTTAGCGAGCGAATATGGCAGCCAGAGCAGCAGCGGCTATATCGTCATGCCGGCACAGCTATATGATGATCTTGTCGACTATCCGAACCTGAGCGACGAAGAAAGGTCCCGCATAGATACCGGCGGGGCTGATGGCACAATATCCTATGTAGAGCTTCCTCTCTGGATCAAGATCGTGTTCGTTATTGACAGCCTGAAGTATTACATCGCAATGTTTGGCATACCTGTCGGTTTTTATGCTATCAAGAACCTTCTGGATAACCGGAACAGAGACATCATATATAAATTCATTTTAGAGAATCCCGGGTCCACTATGGCCGATATCTCTGATAAGACGAAGATAAATCTCGGCACGGTCAGGTATCATTTACAAAAGCTAGAATCCGAGAGAAAAATCGCTGTCAGCAAAATAGGGAAGTTCACCCGGTTCTATAAAAATTCGTCTACGTATACTGAAAGTGAAAAAATAATATTGTCCTGTATCCGGAATGAGAAAGATGTGAGGATCATCAAGGCGATAATCGACTATCCCGGCATGAGCAATAAGGAGCTTTCCGATAAACTAGGCCTGAATAAAAGCATCGTGTTCATGCATATGAGAAAGCTCCTGAATAACGATATTATCCGAATGGAGCAGGAAGGCCGTAATAAAAAATATTACGTTAATCCGGAGATCAAAGGGTTTTTACAGGAAAACATGAGAGCTGAAAAGGCTATTGGCTAA